A window of Procambarus clarkii isolate CNS0578487 chromosome 69, FALCON_Pclarkii_2.0, whole genome shotgun sequence contains these coding sequences:
- the LOC138355793 gene encoding proline-rich proteoglycan 2-like yields the protein MSVRTYVRDDPRRIVLSPEERQRTSSSQGTTKNVPVRGNDKERPRPRERQRTPSSQGTTENALVPGNDKERPRPRERQRTSPSQGTTKNAPVPGNDRERPRPRERQRTPPSQGTTENVPVPGNDRERPRPRERQRTPPSQGTTENAPVPGNDKERPRPRERQRTPSSQGTTENALVPGNDKERPRPRERQRTSPSQGTTKNAPVPGNDRERPRPRERQRTPPSQGTTENVPVPGNDRERPRPRERQRTPPSQGTTENAPVPGNDRERPRPRERQRTPPSQGTTKNAPVPGNDRERPRPRERQRTPPSQGMTKNAPVPGNDKERPPPPHTVNLCLSVSNALPRARPHQPQQQQQQQQQQQLSANIHY from the exons atgagtgttcgaacctacgtccgagatgatcccagacgcatCGTTCTATCACCGGA GGAACGACAGAGAACGTCCTCGTCCCAGGGAACGACAAAGAACGTCCCCGTCCGAGGGAACGACAAAGAACGTCCTCGTCCCAGGGAACGACAGAGAACGCCCTCGTCCCAGGGAACGACAGAGAACGCCCTCGTCCCAGGGAACGACAAAGAACGCCCCCGTCCCAGGGAACGACAGAGAACGTCCCCGTCCCAGGGAACGACAAAGAACGCCCCCGTCCCAGGGAACGACAGAGAACGTCCCCGTCCCAGGGAACGACAAAGAACGCCCCCGTCCCAGGGAACGACAGAGAACGTCCCCGTCCCAGGGAACGACAGAGAACGTCCCCGTCCCAGGGAACGACAAAGAACGCCCCCGTCCCAGGGAACGACAGAGAACGCCCCCGTCCCAGGGAACGACAAAGAACGTCCTCGTCCCAGGGAACGACAGAGAACGCCCTCGTCCCAGGGAACGACAGAGAACGCCCTCGTCCCAGGGAACGACAAAGAACGCCCCCGTCCCAGGGAACGACAGAGAACGTCCCCGTCCCAGGGAACGACAAAGAACGCCCCCGTCCCAGGGAACGACAGAGAACGTCCCCGTCCCAGGGAACGACAAAGAACGCCCCCGTCCCAGGGAACGACAGAGAACGTCCCCGTCCCAGGGAACGACAGAGAACGTCCCCGTCCCAGGGAACGACAAAGAACGCCCCCGTCCCAGGGAACGACAGAGAACGCCCCCGTCCCAGGGAACGACAGAGAACGCCCCCGTCCCAGGGAACGACAAAGAACGCCCCCGTCCCAGGGAACGACAAAGAACGCCCCCGTCCCAGGGAATGACAGAGAACGCCCCCGTCCCAGGGAACGACAAAGAACGCCCCCGTCCCAGGGAATGACAAAGAACGCCCCCGTCCCAGGGAACGACAAAgaacgcccccctcccccccacacggtAAA tctgtgtctgtctgtgtctaatGCTCTGCCGCGAGCAAGACCTCATcaaccgcagcagcagcagcagcagcagcagcagcagcagctgtctgCCAACATTCACTACTGA